One segment of Pseudomonas sp. FP2196 DNA contains the following:
- a CDS encoding NCS2 family permease, with amino-acid sequence MESRKSEASTLDLSPPLRTGLLERLFKLSLHGTTVKTELIAGLTTFITMAYIIFVNPNIMADAGIDHGAAFVATCISAALGCLLMGLYANWPVGLAPGMGLNAFFTYTVVGTMGYNWETALGAVFVSGVLFMILTFSRIREWLLNSIPVSLRYAMGAGVGLFLGLIGLKTAGIVVDSPATLIKLGSLREPGPLLAAICFLMIAILSYHRVFGAILISIITVTLAGWGLGLVHYEGIMSAPPSLAPTFMAMNVAGVFNVSMISVVLAFLFVHMFDTAGTLMGVAQRANLVNADGRIENLSRAMKADSASSVFGAVVGVPPVTSYVESAAGVAAGGRTGLTAVTVGVLFIAAMFFAPLAGMIPAYATAGALIYVAMLMMGGMAHIEWDEATDSIPAIVTAIMMPLTFSVADGIALGFITYVALKAGTGKYKEISVSLWVLCAIFIAKFIFL; translated from the coding sequence GTGGAAAGCCGCAAATCCGAAGCATCGACGCTGGATCTCTCGCCGCCATTACGCACTGGCTTGCTTGAGCGCCTGTTTAAACTCAGCTTGCATGGCACCACGGTGAAGACCGAGCTGATTGCCGGTCTGACAACCTTCATCACCATGGCCTACATCATTTTCGTCAACCCGAACATCATGGCCGATGCCGGGATTGATCACGGTGCAGCCTTTGTCGCCACCTGTATCTCTGCCGCGTTGGGCTGCCTGTTGATGGGGCTTTATGCCAACTGGCCGGTGGGGCTGGCGCCGGGCATGGGCCTCAACGCGTTCTTCACCTACACCGTGGTCGGCACCATGGGCTACAACTGGGAAACCGCGCTCGGTGCGGTGTTCGTCTCAGGCGTGCTGTTCATGATCCTGACCTTCTCGCGGATTCGCGAATGGCTGCTCAACAGTATTCCGGTCAGTCTGCGTTATGCGATGGGTGCGGGAGTCGGCCTGTTCCTCGGGCTGATCGGTCTGAAAACCGCCGGCATCGTCGTCGATAGCCCGGCTACTTTGATCAAACTCGGCTCCCTGCGTGAACCCGGCCCGCTCCTCGCCGCCATCTGCTTCCTGATGATCGCGATCCTCAGCTACCACCGCGTATTCGGCGCGATCCTCATCAGCATCATCACCGTGACCCTGGCCGGTTGGGGCCTGGGCCTGGTGCACTATGAGGGCATCATGTCCGCCCCGCCGAGTCTGGCACCGACCTTCATGGCGATGAATGTGGCCGGCGTGTTCAACGTCAGCATGATCAGTGTGGTGCTCGCCTTCCTCTTCGTGCACATGTTTGACACTGCCGGCACCCTGATGGGCGTTGCCCAGCGCGCCAATCTGGTGAACGCTGACGGCCGTATCGAAAACCTCTCCCGCGCGATGAAGGCCGACAGTGCTTCCAGCGTATTCGGTGCCGTGGTTGGTGTCCCTCCAGTAACAAGCTATGTGGAAAGTGCTGCCGGCGTGGCCGCTGGTGGTCGGACTGGTCTTACCGCAGTCACCGTAGGTGTGCTATTTATAGCGGCAATGTTTTTCGCACCGCTGGCCGGCATGATTCCCGCTTATGCCACCGCCGGTGCACTGATCTACGTTGCGATGCTGATGATGGGCGGCATGGCCCATATCGAATGGGATGAAGCCACCGACAGCATTCCGGCGATCGTCACCGCGATCATGATGCCGCTGACCTTCTCGGTCGCCGATGGCATCGCGCTGGGCTTCATCACCTACGTGGCGCTGAAGGCCGGTACCGGCAAGTACAAGGAAATTTCTGTCAGCCTGTGGGTGCTCTGCGCGATCTTCATCGCCAAGTTCATCTTCTTGTAA
- a CDS encoding fimbrial protein: MSANDPKRGTKNTFKYPDLQRLLVWQLSESSYISLQIILTNFSYPLNLVEKSCVRLFVFTMTTLSSLFHAMICEAATMCSVNNEARVTIRAPRYVTIPRDTPIGTEILSGGQGGYTEEISITCSTRAYFRFETRNILPGIAIKFTGPPPFDQISGKLLPVGTTKISAGMYYFSLTKTAEITPGEIAGGRISTIYAGDKKVMDLMMESVTVRTESCETPSINVLMGNNYKLADLDKPQSKTQPIKFKIAFNNCGQSIKNISYKLMPTSSIFDEQQGVINLNGTSTARGVGLQITNTDGQPVRFNTNMRYQDFRPGEKDPSINLYANYYHLANERLEAGTANADIVFSVNYL; encoded by the coding sequence ATGAGCGCTAACGACCCAAAACGTGGCACCAAAAACACTTTTAAATACCCTGACCTACAGCGATTGCTTGTGTGGCAATTATCAGAATCTTCTTATATAAGCCTTCAGATTATTTTGACAAACTTCTCATACCCATTGAATTTAGTTGAGAAATCATGCGTGCGTCTATTTGTTTTTACTATGACTACATTGAGCAGTTTATTCCATGCCATGATTTGTGAAGCGGCTACAATGTGCTCAGTGAATAACGAGGCACGGGTTACTATAAGAGCGCCGCGCTATGTGACTATTCCTCGCGACACTCCAATTGGCACTGAAATTTTGAGTGGGGGTCAGGGCGGCTACACCGAAGAAATTTCAATTACATGCTCAACGCGTGCGTACTTTCGTTTTGAAACCAGGAATATCTTGCCGGGGATTGCAATTAAATTCACTGGCCCGCCTCCATTTGATCAAATAAGTGGCAAATTGCTCCCCGTGGGAACAACAAAGATCAGCGCTGGAATGTATTATTTCTCATTGACAAAAACAGCAGAGATAACGCCTGGGGAAATAGCAGGCGGAAGAATATCAACGATCTACGCTGGAGATAAAAAAGTTATGGATTTAATGATGGAAAGCGTTACTGTAAGGACTGAATCTTGCGAGACTCCATCCATAAATGTATTAATGGGGAACAACTACAAACTGGCAGACTTGGACAAACCCCAAAGCAAGACTCAACCCATTAAGTTTAAAATTGCATTTAATAATTGTGGCCAAAGTATAAAAAACATCAGCTACAAGCTCATGCCGACCTCGTCAATTTTCGATGAGCAACAGGGGGTTATCAATCTGAACGGGACATCAACAGCCAGAGGTGTAGGACTGCAGATTACGAACACGGATGGCCAACCAGTAAGATTTAATACCAACATGCGTTATCAAGACTTTAGACCCGGCGAAAAAGACCCCTCAATTAATCTTTACGCCAACTACTATCACTTGGCAAACGAAAGATTAGAAGCGGGAACAGCTAACGCTGACATTGTATTTTCTGTTAATTATTTATAG
- a CDS encoding glutathione S-transferase N-terminal domain-containing protein yields the protein MFVKALRVGLGQLIIFIDFLTRPGKKKRPAAEQAQVDSAAKDLTLYQFHACPFCVKTRRTLRRLNVPVALKDAKNNEQDRQTLLEQGGRIKVPCLRIEENGQTTWMYESKVIIDYLDKRFAAV from the coding sequence GTGTTCGTCAAAGCGCTTCGTGTCGGTCTCGGCCAACTGATTATCTTCATCGATTTCCTCACCCGTCCGGGCAAGAAAAAACGCCCCGCCGCCGAACAGGCTCAGGTCGACAGTGCTGCGAAGGATCTGACCTTGTATCAGTTCCACGCCTGTCCGTTCTGTGTAAAAACCCGCCGTACCTTGCGTCGCTTGAATGTGCCGGTGGCGCTGAAGGATGCGAAGAACAACGAGCAGGATCGCCAGACGCTGCTGGAACAGGGTGGCCGGATCAAAGTGCCGTGCCTGCGCATTGAAGAGAATGGCCAGACAACCTGGATGTATGAATCCAAGGTGATCATTGATTATCTGGATAAGCGATTTGCGGCGGTCTGA
- the puuE gene encoding allantoinase PuuE, which translates to MSADYPRDLIGYGSNPPHPHWPGNARIALSFVLNYEEGGERNILHGDKESEAFLSEMVAAQPLQGARNMSMESLYEYGSRAGVWRILKLFKEFDIPLTIFAVAMAAQRHPDVIRAMVEAGHEICSHGYRWIDYQYMDEAQEREHMLEAIRILTELTGERPLGWYTGRTGPNTRRLVMEEGGFLYDCDTYDDDLPYWEPNNPTGKPHLVIPYTLDTNDMRFTQVQGFNKGDDFFEYLKDAFDVLYAEGAEAPKMLSIGLHCRLIGRPGRLASLKRFIEYAKSHEQVWFSRRVDIARHWHETHPYQGAAQ; encoded by the coding sequence GTGAGCGCTGACTATCCACGCGACCTGATCGGTTACGGCAGTAACCCTCCTCACCCACACTGGCCGGGCAATGCCCGCATCGCCCTGTCCTTCGTACTCAATTACGAAGAAGGCGGCGAGCGCAACATTTTGCACGGTGACAAAGAATCCGAAGCCTTCCTCTCTGAAATGGTTGCTGCTCAGCCGCTGCAAGGCGCACGCAACATGAGCATGGAATCGCTTTACGAGTATGGCAGCCGTGCAGGCGTGTGGCGGATTCTGAAACTGTTCAAGGAATTCGACATTCCGCTGACCATCTTCGCCGTGGCCATGGCCGCCCAGCGTCACCCGGACGTGATCCGCGCGATGGTCGAGGCTGGCCACGAGATCTGCAGCCACGGCTACCGCTGGATCGACTACCAGTACATGGACGAAGCGCAGGAACGCGAGCACATGCTCGAAGCGATCCGCATCCTCACCGAACTGACCGGCGAGCGCCCACTGGGCTGGTACACCGGCCGCACCGGCCCGAACACCCGTCGCCTGGTGATGGAAGAAGGTGGTTTCCTCTACGACTGCGACACCTATGACGACGACCTGCCCTATTGGGAACCGAACAACCCCACCGGCAAGCCGCATCTGGTGATCCCTTACACCCTCGACACCAACGACATGCGCTTCACTCAGGTGCAGGGTTTCAACAAGGGTGACGACTTCTTCGAATACCTGAAAGATGCATTCGACGTGCTTTACGCCGAAGGCGCAGAAGCACCGAAGATGCTGTCGATCGGTCTGCACTGCCGACTGATCGGCCGTCCGGGTCGCCTCGCTTCGCTCAAGCGCTTTATCGAATATGCCAAAAGTCATGAACAGGTGTGGTTCAGCCGTCGCGTCGACATTGCGCGTCACTGGCACGAAACCCACCCGTACCAAGGGGCCGCCCAATGA
- a CDS encoding calcium-binding protein, which translates to MSIPLSAGTYAQDDTIVSFDNAIHANDRTASTIDFEPDYNKGVANPEPENSRRKPGQLKMLDDLFGPFKIGPYTITRRGLDALGATIDGQPLTGHNTQFRTPSRSFLNTLQLSYHEIEKRMKVSTFGDDYLLPSLLYEMACLRPPTAPPVIREETRVKVEEGSYSQKMSRLLNSAQNLDLRLAYSKNKSSPSWIIIKNHSTIGASVGIQAFGIFMGIRGIYDAVKKNDKDEIIFNSIGIGTEVGSIITDIAVTKAGQRMIEAGSGALKDFAKTRAGIRLGRSGGLIGGALTLPFDIYSAVREFNAASNKTGKEAMDHYVSAGLNVASAAMTVILGAAALAGFSFAGPVGLAAGALMAIGSQIYGAVRMVDEIDDYIELTVEERWRTGWFSFVPLMDIDQNIKNRYELAKAKIETAKRLQTTARKLLDETQKDTIEAVVHGRYEDRLKKRRERVKHWWGVETMPIVYVPEVVGLDDTIDARDGVTAETPGAVLGTPGEDKGILWLIGDGKDTVTGVEKKPNAFYYAEGIKDLTGGDKDDKFVAQNAQDVVRLNIGSTEFSRLKGGAGSDTLILDGKQTYHGDGSGFDIDLAAGTLQIYTPNPDPAVEDGERYSFKALLESIENVQTLSDGKSIVTGTRESNVITSRGADKINAGDGNDTIYLLKNDADAFGEAGTDFYHVALAEGSVLITEDGADESYISLGWRMDQIVKWEVRLNRLNITVNYDFHYGRESTISIDDVYNISGNHLVLNNNKLTIITRDGYYLKPDLPEKIENHGHKVFGISAEIIKVGRPERTTIVYEPVCHVPSLQNTNYYVQRFSQHTQFITGSHPDAYYGTRIFLDYDSTEMTSAHAAFSTTPSIKMNPAADKDKINVSCDFLFFFDKKLVQIVGVGQYTETTLEAALKNAAAKRSTHGYMLVFRDGKAHTLILEEAYAKPPAHYKPNVNGNTLTSHNFRLPIRMKDNAVFELPETQALKLDHLSYCTELLPISAQTAIDNIEGGGATYLIHLRENRVLRISTPGGLATASAQLNHSSTWYLDATKLVEFNIALEDSKLYIGTTTLHLPQYGAEDLIDEIYVIAPKGVVHTVDLSFDRIYINSLDARYFEPPIDANADLPEEFTAIAQSTLDVRHIAMSDGSRGRLKYSMPDRKWILDSDKAREITYSQLEVFGRCKDQLPDVFKLALPDN; encoded by the coding sequence ATGTCAATCCCACTTTCTGCTGGCACCTACGCCCAAGACGATACAATTGTAAGTTTCGATAATGCTATTCATGCCAATGACCGAACTGCTTCGACGATCGACTTCGAGCCTGACTACAATAAAGGTGTTGCAAACCCGGAACCCGAGAATAGCCGACGCAAACCCGGCCAGCTCAAAATGCTCGACGATTTGTTTGGACCGTTCAAGATAGGCCCCTACACCATTACTCGTCGAGGCCTGGACGCACTGGGTGCGACCATTGATGGTCAGCCGCTGACTGGCCATAACACTCAGTTTCGAACGCCCAGCCGATCGTTCCTCAACACCCTGCAACTCAGTTACCACGAAATAGAGAAGCGCATGAAAGTGTCGACTTTCGGCGATGACTATTTACTGCCCTCCCTGCTTTACGAAATGGCCTGCCTGCGCCCACCCACTGCCCCGCCGGTGATAAGGGAAGAAACACGTGTCAAAGTCGAGGAAGGCAGTTACTCGCAAAAAATGTCGCGCCTTCTGAACTCGGCCCAGAACCTGGATCTGCGTCTGGCCTATTCAAAAAACAAAAGCAGCCCTAGCTGGATCATCATCAAAAACCATTCCACGATCGGTGCCAGCGTCGGTATTCAGGCCTTTGGCATCTTCATGGGCATTCGTGGCATCTACGATGCCGTCAAAAAGAATGACAAGGATGAAATCATCTTTAACAGCATCGGCATTGGTACGGAGGTCGGTTCGATTATCACCGACATCGCTGTTACCAAAGCCGGTCAGCGCATGATCGAGGCTGGCAGTGGCGCTTTGAAGGATTTCGCTAAAACCCGGGCCGGGATCAGGCTGGGTCGTTCAGGCGGACTTATCGGGGGCGCACTGACGCTACCATTCGATATCTACAGTGCCGTCAGAGAATTCAACGCCGCCAGCAATAAGACCGGCAAAGAAGCCATGGATCATTACGTCAGCGCCGGTCTGAACGTCGCCAGCGCCGCCATGACGGTCATTCTGGGCGCCGCAGCCCTGGCCGGTTTTTCGTTCGCTGGGCCCGTCGGCCTGGCGGCTGGCGCACTCATGGCCATCGGATCACAGATCTATGGTGCTGTACGCATGGTGGATGAAATCGACGATTACATTGAGCTCACCGTTGAAGAACGCTGGCGTACTGGCTGGTTCTCGTTTGTCCCGTTAATGGATATCGATCAGAACATCAAGAATCGCTACGAACTGGCCAAAGCCAAAATCGAAACGGCCAAACGGTTGCAAACGACGGCCAGGAAATTACTCGACGAGACTCAGAAGGACACCATCGAAGCTGTCGTGCATGGCCGTTATGAAGACCGCCTCAAGAAAAGACGTGAACGGGTAAAGCACTGGTGGGGCGTGGAAACCATGCCGATCGTCTACGTCCCCGAGGTCGTCGGTCTTGACGATACGATTGACGCGCGAGACGGCGTCACCGCTGAAACACCCGGCGCCGTGCTGGGCACTCCAGGGGAAGATAAAGGCATCTTGTGGCTGATCGGTGACGGCAAGGATACGGTCACGGGTGTGGAGAAAAAACCCAATGCCTTTTATTACGCAGAAGGCATCAAGGATCTGACGGGGGGTGATAAAGATGACAAGTTCGTTGCGCAAAATGCGCAGGACGTGGTCAGGCTAAATATCGGAAGTACCGAGTTCTCCAGACTGAAAGGCGGCGCGGGCAGCGACACATTGATTCTGGATGGCAAGCAGACGTATCACGGTGACGGCAGTGGATTTGATATCGATCTGGCTGCGGGAACCCTGCAAATCTACACACCGAATCCGGATCCGGCTGTTGAGGATGGAGAGCGTTATTCTTTCAAGGCACTGCTCGAAAGCATTGAGAACGTTCAGACGCTCAGTGATGGAAAAAGCATTGTCACGGGTACCAGAGAGTCCAACGTGATCACATCGAGGGGCGCGGACAAAATCAATGCCGGGGATGGCAACGACACGATTTACCTGCTCAAAAACGACGCAGACGCGTTCGGTGAAGCTGGAACGGATTTTTATCACGTAGCCCTCGCAGAGGGCTCGGTACTGATTACCGAAGACGGTGCAGACGAGAGCTATATCTCCCTGGGTTGGAGAATGGATCAAATTGTTAAATGGGAGGTGCGTCTGAACCGCCTTAACATCACAGTGAATTATGACTTCCACTACGGACGTGAAAGCACCATCAGCATCGACGATGTGTACAACATCTCCGGAAACCATCTGGTGTTGAACAATAACAAATTAACCATCATCACCAGGGATGGCTACTACTTAAAACCCGACCTGCCTGAAAAAATTGAAAACCATGGTCATAAGGTTTTTGGAATAAGTGCCGAAATCATAAAAGTGGGACGCCCTGAAAGAACCACTATAGTCTACGAGCCTGTGTGTCATGTTCCTTCCCTTCAGAACACCAACTATTACGTCCAGCGATTCAGCCAGCACACCCAATTCATAACGGGCAGCCACCCCGACGCCTATTACGGCACTCGAATTTTCCTTGACTACGACAGCACCGAAATGACGAGCGCTCATGCAGCCTTTTCGACCACCCCCTCCATAAAAATGAACCCGGCAGCCGACAAAGACAAGATCAATGTCTCATGCGATTTCCTGTTTTTCTTTGACAAGAAGCTGGTACAAATCGTCGGCGTTGGGCAATACACAGAAACGACACTGGAGGCCGCTCTTAAAAATGCCGCGGCCAAGCGTTCCACTCATGGATATATGCTGGTGTTCCGCGACGGAAAAGCCCATACCCTTATCCTGGAAGAGGCCTACGCCAAACCTCCAGCGCACTACAAGCCCAACGTTAACGGCAATACGCTGACCAGCCACAACTTCCGCCTCCCGATTCGGATGAAAGACAATGCTGTTTTTGAACTTCCGGAAACCCAGGCATTAAAGCTGGACCATCTTTCTTACTGCACCGAGCTACTGCCTATCTCCGCGCAGACAGCGATCGATAATATCGAAGGTGGGGGGGCAACCTATCTTATCCATTTACGTGAAAACAGGGTCTTGCGGATTTCAACGCCGGGGGGGCTGGCCACTGCCAGCGCCCAACTGAACCATTCTTCCACCTGGTATCTCGATGCCACTAAACTCGTAGAATTCAATATCGCATTAGAAGACAGCAAACTGTATATCGGAACAACTACCCTGCATTTGCCCCAATACGGTGCAGAGGATCTTATCGATGAGATTTATGTCATTGCACCAAAGGGCGTAGTTCATACCGTGGATCTCTCCTTTGATCGAATTTACATCAACAGCCTGGACGCCAGATACTTTGAGCCCCCCATCGATGCCAACGCTGATTTGCCCGAGGAATTCACAGCCATTGCGCAAAGCACTCTCGACGTTCGACACATTGCTATGAGTGATGGCAGCCGAGGAAGACTGAAATACAGCATGCCAGACCGCAAATGGATCCTGGACAGTGACAAGGCTCGAGAAATAACGTATTCCCAACTGGAGGTCTTTGGCCGTTGCAAGGACCAACTGCCAGACGTGTTCAAGCTGGCGTTGCCTGACAACTGA
- a CDS encoding PLP-dependent aminotransferase family protein, whose translation MAFSERVSRLKSSLIREILAAAQRPEVMSFAGGLPAEAMLPKVEWADMPLSLGQYGMSEGEPALREALAAEARALGLDCEASQVLVVSGSQQTLDLAAKLYIDKGTQILLEAPTYLAALQIFQLFGADCLTVAQESDGPNLAQLRSRLEQHRPAFIYLIPTFQNPSAVRYSESKRAAVAALLDEFGVTLIEDEPYRELTFDGGSAKPIAGRLKKSSWIYTGTVSKTLLPGLRVGYLIASPDLFPHLLKLKQSADLHTNRIGQWQALQWIGSEKYQQHLSDLRGFYRERRDGFQSALETHFADLADWNVPQGGLFFWLTLKLPMDTRSLLNEALANDVAFMPGEPFFPDPDKNLGHLRLNFSHIDPARLDEGLKRLAAVVRKAQAAEAA comes from the coding sequence ATGGCTTTTTCCGAACGTGTCTCGCGCCTTAAAAGTTCTTTGATCCGTGAAATCCTCGCCGCGGCCCAGCGTCCGGAAGTGATGTCGTTTGCTGGCGGCTTGCCTGCTGAAGCCATGCTGCCGAAAGTCGAATGGGCCGATATGCCGCTGTCACTCGGGCAGTACGGCATGAGCGAGGGCGAGCCGGCATTGCGCGAAGCCTTGGCCGCAGAGGCGAGGGCGCTGGGGCTGGATTGCGAAGCGAGCCAGGTGCTGGTGGTCAGCGGCTCGCAGCAGACTCTCGATCTGGCGGCCAAGTTGTACATCGACAAAGGCACCCAGATCTTGTTGGAGGCGCCGACCTACCTGGCCGCGTTGCAGATATTTCAATTGTTCGGCGCCGATTGCCTGACCGTGGCGCAAGAGTCCGATGGGCCGAACCTGGCGCAACTGCGCAGCCGCCTGGAGCAGCATCGTCCGGCGTTCATCTACTTGATCCCGACCTTCCAGAATCCGTCCGCCGTGCGCTACAGCGAATCCAAACGTGCCGCCGTCGCTGCACTGCTCGACGAATTCGGCGTAACCCTGATCGAAGACGAGCCATATCGCGAACTGACGTTCGACGGCGGGAGCGCCAAACCGATTGCCGGACGCTTGAAAAAATCCAGCTGGATCTACACCGGCACCGTGTCGAAAACCTTACTGCCCGGTTTGCGTGTCGGTTACCTGATTGCCAGCCCGGATCTGTTTCCGCACCTGCTCAAGCTCAAACAATCAGCGGATCTGCACACCAATCGCATCGGCCAATGGCAGGCTTTGCAGTGGATCGGCAGTGAGAAATATCAGCAGCATTTGAGTGATTTGCGCGGTTTTTACCGTGAACGGCGCGATGGTTTTCAATCGGCGCTGGAAACGCATTTTGCCGACCTGGCCGATTGGAACGTGCCGCAGGGTGGGCTGTTTTTCTGGCTGACGTTGAAGCTGCCGATGGACACGCGCTCATTGCTCAATGAAGCGCTGGCCAATGATGTGGCGTTTATGCCGGGTGAGCCGTTCTTTCCCGATCCCGATAAAAATCTCGGGCATTTGCGCTTGAACTTCAGTCATATCGATCCGGCACGACTGGATGAAGGGCTCAAGCGATTGGCGGCGGTAGTGCGCAAGGCGCAGGCGGCTGAGGCGGCCTGA
- the uraH gene encoding hydroxyisourate hydrolase: MGRLTTHVLDAAHGCPGSSIKVELYRVEGSQLELVASATTNSDGRVDAPLLQGDDYRTGVYQVQFHAGDYYRARGVQLPEPAFLDVVVLRFGISAEQDHYHVPLLISPYSYSTYRGS, from the coding sequence ATGGGACGTTTGACTACACACGTTTTGGACGCTGCACACGGTTGCCCTGGCAGCTCGATCAAGGTCGAGTTGTACCGCGTTGAAGGTTCGCAACTGGAATTGGTCGCCAGTGCGACAACCAACAGCGATGGCCGGGTCGATGCGCCGCTGCTGCAAGGCGATGACTACCGTACCGGGGTTTATCAGGTGCAGTTCCACGCCGGCGATTACTACCGTGCCCGTGGTGTGCAACTGCCGGAGCCGGCATTTCTGGATGTGGTCGTACTGCGTTTCGGCATCTCTGCCGAGCAGGATCACTACCACGTACCACTTTTGATCTCGCCTTACAGCTATTCCACGTACCGGGGCAGCTGA
- the folE gene encoding GTP cyclohydrolase I FolE, with product MTLEQNYTAILGQLGEDVSREGLLDTPKRAAKAMQYLCRGYEQTLEEVTNGALFSSDNSEMVLVKDIELYSLCEHHLLPFIGKAHVAYIPSGKVLGLSKVARIVDMYARRLQIQENLSRQIADAVMQVTGALGVAVVIEAKHMCMMMRGVEKQNSSMITSVMLGEFRENAATRSEFLSLIK from the coding sequence GTGACACTGGAACAGAACTACACCGCGATTCTCGGCCAATTGGGCGAGGACGTCTCCCGCGAGGGCCTGCTCGACACGCCAAAGCGTGCCGCCAAAGCCATGCAGTACCTCTGCCGCGGTTATGAACAGACGCTCGAAGAGGTCACCAACGGTGCCCTGTTCAGCTCCGACAACAGCGAAATGGTGCTGGTCAAGGACATCGAGTTGTACTCGCTGTGCGAACACCACCTGTTGCCGTTTATCGGTAAGGCGCATGTCGCATATATCCCGAGCGGCAAAGTGCTGGGCCTGTCGAAGGTCGCGCGCATCGTTGACATGTACGCGCGCCGCCTGCAGATTCAGGAGAACCTCAGCCGCCAGATCGCCGACGCGGTGATGCAAGTCACCGGTGCGCTGGGCGTTGCCGTAGTGATCGAGGCCAAGCACATGTGCATGATGATGCGCGGTGTCGAGAAGCAGAATTCGTCGATGATCACTTCGGTGATGCTCGGTGAGTTCCGTGAAAACGCAGCGACTCGCAGCGAATTCCTCAGCCTCATCAAGTAA
- a CDS encoding LysE family translocator has product MSLETWLLFSGAALVVILIPGPLSLLMISNSLNYGLRRSYPAFLGGVIASICLLSASALGLGALLLASEKLFSALKIVGALYLFYLAWQSWQQSRQPSTGAEVPQAAPVPRFRALFGRAFVLGASNPKDILFFAAFLPQFLSAEQPFLPQLLIMIATWTVLDLLCKLTYGLGAHGAARYLRSGKGQSWFNRISAGLFGGAGAVSLLSSH; this is encoded by the coding sequence ATGAGTCTGGAAACCTGGCTGCTGTTCAGCGGCGCTGCACTGGTGGTGATCCTCATACCGGGGCCGCTGTCGTTGCTGATGATCAGCAACAGTCTGAATTACGGTTTGCGCCGTTCTTACCCGGCGTTTCTCGGCGGCGTGATTGCCTCGATCTGCTTGCTCAGTGCTTCCGCGCTGGGTCTGGGCGCCCTGCTGCTGGCGTCGGAAAAACTGTTCAGTGCCCTGAAGATTGTCGGCGCGCTCTACCTGTTCTACCTCGCCTGGCAAAGCTGGCAGCAATCGCGCCAGCCCTCGACAGGCGCCGAAGTGCCGCAAGCGGCGCCTGTGCCACGTTTCCGTGCGTTGTTCGGTCGAGCTTTCGTACTGGGCGCGAGCAACCCGAAAGACATTCTGTTCTTCGCCGCATTCCTGCCACAATTTCTCAGTGCCGAACAGCCGTTCCTGCCACAGCTGCTGATCATGATAGCGACGTGGACGGTATTGGATCTGTTGTGCAAGCTGACTTACGGGCTTGGCGCCCACGGCGCAGCGCGCTATCTGCGCAGCGGTAAAGGCCAAAGTTGGTTCAATCGAATCAGTGCCGGTTTGTTTGGTGGTGCCGGCGCTGTGTCTTTGCTCAGCAGCCACTGA
- a CDS encoding MarR family winged helix-turn-helix transcriptional regulator, with amino-acid sequence MIDLKDPNSQQQAMEAFFFGYQAFTAKADEMLERRGLSRVHQRIVFFIARYPNLSVKELLALLGVSKQALNMPLRQLQEMHLVDSVASQADKRKRLLELTPEGAKFEQALRREQVKLLERVFAEAGEAAVNGWLAVNLALGNSQTAVD; translated from the coding sequence ATGATTGACCTTAAAGACCCCAACAGTCAGCAGCAGGCCATGGAAGCTTTTTTCTTCGGCTATCAGGCCTTCACCGCCAAGGCTGACGAGATGCTGGAGCGCCGCGGCCTGTCGCGGGTGCATCAGCGGATTGTGTTTTTTATCGCCCGTTATCCGAATTTGAGCGTGAAGGAATTGCTCGCGTTGCTCGGGGTGAGCAAGCAGGCGTTGAACATGCCGTTGCGGCAATTGCAGGAAATGCATCTGGTGGACAGCGTGGCGTCGCAGGCGGACAAGCGTAAACGATTGCTGGAATTGACGCCGGAAGGTGCGAAGTTTGAACAGGCGTTGCGGCGCGAGCAGGTGAAGTTGCTGGAGCGGGTGTTTGCCGAGGCCGGGGAGGCGGCGGTGAATGGGTGGCTGGCGGTGAATCTGGCGCTGGGGAACAGTCAGACTGCTGTCGACTGA